The Cytobacillus oceanisediminis genomic interval TGGAAAAAGATCTCCGAAGTCATCTTAGTCTTTTAAGCAACAGGGTCCTCAAGCTGAGAGAGTATGCCCCAAAGGTCGTGCAGCTTTACCGGGAGAGATTGGAAAAGCGTATGAAAGAATTTCTTGACGGCCAGCTGGATGAACCGAGAATTTTAACAGAGGTAGCGATGTTCGCTGATAAAGCGGATATTAGTGAAGAACTGACAAGACTTCAAAGTCATATTAGCCAATTTGAAAAGACACTTCAGCTTTCAGAACCGGCTGGAAGAAAACTTGACTTTATTCTGCAGGAAATGAACCGGGAGGCCAATACAATTGGCTCCAAGGCAAACAGTGCAGATATAGCTGCCGAAGTGGTTGAAATAAAGAGTTTATTGGAAAAAATGAAGGAACAAGTTCAAAATATTGAATAGCAGTTGTTTAGATTCCGGCTCTAGGGGTCAAAATAAATAACTGATGATTGGAGGACCCAAATGTCAATTAAACTGATCAATATCGGATTTGGCAATATTGTTTCTGCCAACCGAATAATATCAATAGTCAGTCCAGAATCTGCCCCGATTAAACGGATCATTCAGGACGCACGTGACCGGGGCTCTTTAATAGATGCTACTTATGGCAGGCGCACACGGGCTGTTATCGTTATGGACAGTGACCATGTCATTTTGTCTGCGGTCCAACCGGAAACTGTTGCGCACCGATTAAATGACCGTGATGAAATTGTTGAGGAAGGGTAGGATTTTATAAATGAAAGAAAAAGGGTTATTGATAGTTCTATCCGGACCCTCAGGTGTAGGAAAAGGAACAGTAAGAAAAGAGATATTTGCTCAGCCTGATACTGCATTTGAATACTCTATTTCTATGACAACGAGATCTCCGAGAGCGGGAGAAATCAATGGAGTTGATTATTTTTTCAAAACGCGTGAGGAGTTTGAAGAGCTGATCAGGCAGGATAAGCTGCTTGAATATGCAGAGTTTGTCGGGAACTACTACGGAACGCCAGTTGATTATGTAAGAGAAACACTGGACCGGGGCAAAGATGTTTTTCTTGAAATTGAAGTTCAGGGTGCACGCCAGGTACGCGAGAAATTCCCGGACGGCTTGTTCATCTTCCTGGTTCCCCCTAGTTTATCAGAGCTTAAGAACCGTATCGTCACCAGAGGGACAGAGACAGAAGATATAATTAACAATCGCATGAGTGCAGCGAAAGAAGAGATTGAAATGATGAACTTATATGATTATGTTGTAGAGAATGATCAAATCGATCTTGCCTGTGAAAGAATAAAATCCATTGTGGTAGCAGAACACTGCCGCAGGGAACGTGT includes:
- the gmk gene encoding guanylate kinase, with translation MKEKGLLIVLSGPSGVGKGTVRKEIFAQPDTAFEYSISMTTRSPRAGEINGVDYFFKTREEFEELIRQDKLLEYAEFVGNYYGTPVDYVRETLDRGKDVFLEIEVQGARQVREKFPDGLFIFLVPPSLSELKNRIVTRGTETEDIINNRMSAAKEEIEMMNLYDYVVENDQIDLACERIKSIVVAEHCRRERVEPKYKKMLEVE
- the remA gene encoding extracellular matrix/biofilm regulator RemA is translated as MSIKLINIGFGNIVSANRIISIVSPESAPIKRIIQDARDRGSLIDATYGRRTRAVIVMDSDHVILSAVQPETVAHRLNDRDEIVEEG